In Melanotaenia boesemani isolate fMelBoe1 chromosome 18, fMelBoe1.pri, whole genome shotgun sequence, the following proteins share a genomic window:
- the gfod1 gene encoding glucose-fructose oxidoreductase domain-containing protein 1 isoform X2, translating into MMSAAQYYPKLLSIMGNVLRFLPAFVQMKKLLEEGYIGELLVCEAQVHSGSLLGKKYNWSCDDLMGGGGLHSVGSYIIDLLTFLTGQRAVKVHGFLKTFVKQTDHIQGIRQITSDDFCTFQMVLEGGACCTVTLNFNVPGEFRQEVIAVGTVGRLTVTGTDLYGQKNCSDGGSGPELLLKDTTPLEKASLPEKAFSDIPSPYLTGTIRMIQAVREAFQDQDDRRTWDGRPLTMAATFEDCLYALCVVDTIKKSNQCGEWQNIVVMTEEPEVSPAYLISEAMRRSRMSLYC; encoded by the exons ATGATGTCTGCTGCCCAGTACTACCCAAAGCTGCTGAGCATCATGGGAAATGTGCTCCGTTTCCTGCCTGCCTTTGTTCAGATGAAGAAGCTGTTAGAGGAGGGGTACATTGGAGAACTTCTGGTGTGTGAAGCTCAG GTCCACAGCGGCAGCCTTCTGGGGAAGAAATACAACTGGAGCTGCGATGACTTGATGGGAGGAGGCGGCCTGCATTCGGTGGGCAGCTACATCATCGACCTGCTTACATTTCTAACGGGCCAGCGGGCCGTGAAGGTTCACGGCTTCCTCAAGACCTTCGTCAAACAGACGGACCACATCCAGGGCATCCGTCAGATCACCAGTGATGACTTCTGCACATTTCAGATGGTACTGGAAGGAGGCGCCTGCTGCACCGTCACGCTCAACTTCAACGTCCCCGGGGAGTTCAGGCAGGAGGTGATAGCGGTGGGGACGGTGGGGAGGTTAACGGTTACCGGCACAGACCTGTACGGACAAAAGAACTGTAGCGATGGAGGAAGTGGTCCTGAACTCCTGCTCAAAGACACCACGCCTCTGGAGAAAGCCTCCTTACCGGAAAAGGCGTTCAGTGACATTCCTTCGCCTTACCTCACTGGGACCATCCGCATGATCCAGGCGGTGCGGGAGGCCTTTCAGGACCAGGACGACCGGCGGACCTGGGACGGAAGGCCTCTGACGATGGCTGCCACTTTTGAGGATTGTCTCTATGCCCTTTGCGTGGTGGATACGATCAAGAAGTCCAACCAGTGTGGAGAGTGGCAGAACATTGTGGTGATGACGGAGGAGCCGGAGGTCAGCCCGGCGTATCTGATCAGTGAGGCCATGCGCCGGAGCAGGATGTCGCTCTACTGTTAG